The Chitinispirillales bacterium ANBcel5 region TCTTGCAATCATTGAGTTTTCTTTACCACGACTGTTCTCTTCCAGTACTTTTAAAAGATAATTTAAATGATCACTTAACAGAACTACGTTATTATAATCATCATTTGTTGTTGAGTCAACCTCATCAATGGTTAACGTCTCAAACTCAGCCATGATCTGCTCAATTTCTTCCAGAAGTGGTTCTGTTTCATTTATAACCTTTGTAACCCTTACTTCAAAATTGTCTTCCGGTAATACTGTGTTTTTTTGGGCTTCTCCCACCATTATAATCGCTGAGCTGACAGTTAGCATGATAATAGTAGCAATTGTTTTTCTCATAGGCATCTCCACTGCTAATTATGAATTTGTAGTGAATAAGACAGTATCAACATTTATACCCAAGATCATAAGTAATTGTATTATAGCAAAATGCAATAAAACATCCTGAAATAAATTGTCTTTTTTTGTGGCGCTTAGACTACCGACCAATCATTATACACTACTTTTCAGTATCTGTCACGCATATTTAACTATCGTGCTTAGGCTTTTAGCATATAAACTGAAGCAGAAAACAGCGGGGTTTTTGTAAATGAGGATTGATCGCTTTGGCTTTTGGATAGGTTAATAGCTTGAATTTGTGTATAGTAAGGTACTGAACAGCAAGGGGGGGTAATGAGCTAAGGCTTAACGGTTGTAGAGAATTATTTTTGTCCAAAATAGAATAATATAACCGAGTGTAAGTCAATAAGGTATCTTACTTACCGACTACACCATTTATTGAGACCTTTGGACGTGGATCCCCAATCCGTTCTAAAAAGGAGCCGGAGTAAGATGTAGATCTGTATATAATCAAACAATTCCGTGTCCCTTAATCGGGAGACAGGGACGGATGTTGTGTAGAATAATTATAACTCTTAATAATGCCAAAGCGTCAGTTACATTTATATTGAACTGTGGCTTTGGCATTTACATCTCTTCTTGATTACTAATTTATACTGTTTGAGTATTGCACGAGCAGGTCAAGAATTGCATCTCTGTTGTTAGCATTTTGGTTAAGAATAATCACAAATGGTCTGTTACCATTGGGAGATGGGATGTAGCCGGCATAGTTATAAACACCCGTAAGAGTACCTGATTTTGCGAGCGCATTTCTGTGCGAGGGCAAAAGATCAGCGATGTCTTTTCGCTCCTCAAGTATTCCAATCATTACATTGGCGGTAATAGTATTGCTTCTGGATATCCCTGATCCTTCATGCATCATCAGTTCCTCAGGGCTTATTTGTAATGAATTTCTTATGTAATCTTCAAAAACCTGACGTCCTTTTTCCAGAGTGGCAGGATAGCCCATCTTTTCTGCTCCAATGGTTAAAAACAGCTGATTGGCAATGAAATTATTGGAATATTTCTGAAGTCCCCGTGATATAGTTGTAAGATCGTTGGAGTTTAGATGTGTGTAGAAAAGGTCCCATGAAGGATCAATCGAAGAAAATGAAACAGTTTGGTTCTCGACCTCAATCCCTGCTCGCTCAAAAATCGCAATAAAGAGCTCACCAGCATAGCGCAGGCAGTCATTCATGTCTGAAGAGAGGTTGATCCTTTGTGTGTTTCCTGGTTCAATGCTTTGTGCTTTTGCGAGTGCAAGGGGAGTTAATGGCGT contains the following coding sequences:
- a CDS encoding D-alanyl-D-alanine carboxypeptidase — protein: MKTKKTSIRASVIAMMLFLISVTVNSTHSSELKNLERQIMNLVTNGSIVLHDESGNPLISYNSDQPLVPASIIKILTSGAAFDLLGEDFRFKTDFYRDDRNNLAIKGWGDPFLISEEIEIIAHELKNRGINSIHSVHLDNSSFSPDIIIPGVAQTLNPYNAINGALITNFNTLNLTRSANGQISSAEEVTPLTPLALAKAQSIEPGNTQRINLSSDMNDCLRYAGELFIAIFERAGIEVENQTVSFSSIDPSWDLFYTHLNSNDLTTISRGLQKYSNNFIANQLFLTIGAEKMGYPATLEKGRQVFEDYIRNSLQISPEELMMHEGSGISRSNTITANVMIGILEERKDIADLLPSHRNALAKSGTLTGVYNYAGYIPSPNGNRPFVIILNQNANNRDAILDLLVQYSNSIN